The genome window GGTCAGCATCTGGACGGTTGTGGATCCAAACGTGTCGCAGCAATCGCGGTTCATGACCTCGCCGTAGATTCCCCCGGGCAGCCAGTCAATTGTAAAGATCACAAAAATATCATGCGCTTTTGCCCTCGTTAGAAAATCGGCGAGGTTGTCCATGTATTCATGCTCAACGCGGCGCGAAAACCCAACGACCCCATGTGTGCTGTCCGTGATGAAAACGCGCACAGTGTTGTAACCGTGTTCCCGCATGCCGCTCAATGCCGTTTCGGTTCGCTGCGGGTCGTAATGGTTGGTGTCGAAGGTGGCATTTTCGATGTAACTACCGCCTCCGTGAACTTCTCTTATCTCGCCCATATACAAATAGTTTGCGCCGCGCGGTACGAATTTCTCCCCCACCCTGCGGTCATAGAACTCGCCGATGCCGTCCACCACGCGTACGCCAATGATGTGTTCCGGGACAGGAATGGAGGTTGCCATGAGAGGGATGCTCAAGGTTGGGGCTTTTGTTAGAGCGGGCTGCGGATCCCGCGTTGTGAGGGGAAGGTTGCAGGCGGTGATGGTAAAAAGGCATAACAGTATAATCCGCTTGGCATTCATTGGGTGCTCCTATTATTTAAAGTTATGAATCATGCGAATTGGCTGGATGCTGTGCAAGTCGACTGCTTTTCTTAAATTTTCTTCAGGCCCGATTATACGACTTTAGGGGGAAACGAATCATGACAATCTTGATTTCTCTGGTAAAATACAGACCGCGATTTCAGCCCGCACCGCTCTTGTGCCTGCCTGGAACGTAAAACATTCTAAAGGAGTAAGTTTAAGATGGTTCGTATTCGTTTGCGTCGTATTGGTCTTAAAGGCCAACCCACGTACCGCCTGGTGGCTGCGGACAAGGAGTCCCCGCGCGATGGTCGCTTTTTGGAAATTTTGGGTGTGTACAACCCCCGGACCGATCCTGCGACAATCCACTTAAAGGAAGACCGCATCTATCATTGGATGAAGAACGGCGCCCTGCCGACGGATTCCGTGGAGCAGATCTTCAAAACCGCCGGCTTGACGGAGCGCTTTGAACGCTTTAGGAAGGGCGAATCGGTTGAAAAACTGGTCGCTGAAGCCGCCGAAGCCGAAGCCAAGCGCGCCGCACCCGTCAGGACCCGCAAGGACTAATCTGGCCATGTCATTGCGAGCGCAGTATTCATCCGCGCTCACAATGACGTATAAAGAGGTGATAATGAAAGACCTCATCGAATACATCGCCAAATCCCTCGTGGAACATCCCGAAGATGTTGACGTGAAACAGAGCGGCGGCAACCGCGTGCGCATTGAGCTTAGCGTTGCAAAGGATGACATGGGGCGCGTCATCGGCAAGGGCGGCAAGGTGGCGAACTCCATTCGTGCATTGTTGCGGGTGGCGGCGGAACGCCAGGGCAAGCAGGCCACGCTGGATGTGACGGAACCTTAATGACCACACAAAAGCAATCAGGCCCGCCGTCAGGCGGGCCTGATTATTTGGCGATAGGATTCCTCCGCCGCCCGCATGGTGTCGGCGGTGAGATCATCATGGACGTGCATACCGATTTCCCGCAGCGCATCAAATCCGGCCGGAAGATTTACATCGGTGAAAAGCATGAGGCCGTCACATTTGACACAGTCCGCGAACATGGGGATGGGCTGCTGGTGAAATTCCGCGGATATGGCACGCCTGAATCTGTTGGGCGGTTCCGTAACCAGTGGGTGTACGTCCGGTCAAAGGAAGTGCCGCCGCTCCCCGAAGGTCAATATTACAAGTATGAATTGGTTGACCTGGACGTGGTGGAAGATAACGGCAATCCCCTCGGCAGACTGGTCGAAATTCTGGAAACCGGCGCGAACGATGTCTATGTCGTTCGGGATGAAAATGGCAGGGAAATTCTTCTGCCCGCCATTCCCTCGGTCATTCTTAATGTGGATATGACCCGCCGCATGATGAAAGTTCATCTGCTTGACGGATTGATCGAGAATCGGGATTCGTAAATCGGGGGAGTGATACAATTCCCCAATCGCATATCCCGAATACACCATGGACGATAAAAAATACTGGATCGGCTTTAACTTAATCAAGGGTATCGGCGCAGTCCGTATGCAGGGGCTGGTCGCTTATTTTGGCAATCTCGAATCCGCCTGGGATGCCGACCCTGATTCCCTGGTTGAGGCAGGTTTGGGCTCAAAAGTGATCGAAAGAGTCCTCGCGGCGCGGGAAACTGTCAACCTCGATAAAGTCTGGGAGAAGATCGAGTCGCAGGGAATCAAAGTCCTGACATGGGATGATGAAGAATATCCAACCCGCTTGAAGGAAATAGACCAGCCGCCGCCAGTGTTATACATCCGCGGCGAATATCTGCCCGACGACCTCTTTGCCGTGGCGGTCGTTGGCACACGCAAGGTCACACCGTATGGCAGGCAGGTGACGGAGGAAATCGCCTTGTTTCTTGCGGCGAATGGGATGACGGTGATCAGCGGGCTTGCGCGGGGTGTGGATGCCATCGCGCATCAGGCCGCGCTGAAAGCGGGCGGGCGGACGATGGGTATTCTCGGGTCTGGAGTGGATAAGATCTATCCGCCGGAACATCGCAGGCTTGCCGAACAAATGATGGAACGCGGTGCAATCATCAGTGATTACGCGGTGGGCACGCCGCCCGACGCATCCAATTTTCCGCCGCGTAACCGCATCATTTCGGGATTGTCCTTGGCGGTGGTGGTGGTCGAAGCGGCTGAAACGAGCGGTGCGTTGATCACGGCTGAGTTCGCCGCCGAACAGGGACGCGAAGTGTTTGCTGTGCCCGGAAGCATCCTTGCGCCGCAATCCAAAGGTACCAACCGATTGATCCAAAAAGGCGCACAGCCGTTGTTGACCCCCGCTGACCTGATGCAGGCGCTTGATCTAACCCGTATCGGCGCACAAAAATCTGCGCGAAAGATCCTGCCCGCCGACGAGATCGAGGCGCGTGTTTTTAATGTGCTGGGGAGCGAGCCATTGCATGTGGACGAGATCCGCAGCATGGCCGACTTGCCAATTGAAAAAATTTCTGCTACGCTTGCGCTTATGGAATTGAAGGGCATGGTGCGTCAGGTAGGCGGCATGAATTATGTCGCGGTGCGCGAAGCGCAGGCGGACTATAATATCTGAGTTATCTATTATGAAAAACACATATGCTGTCATTATGGCGGGCGGAGGCGGGACTCGCCTCTGGCCCATATCACGAAAGGAACGCCCCAAGCAGCTACTGCCACTGCTTGGGCAGGAGACGTTGTTTCAAAGCACGGTTGCGCGGTTAAAGAATCTCTTCCCGCCTGAACGGATATTGGTGGTGACGGTGGAGGAACAGGCTCGCGAGATGAAGCAGCAGGCGCTTGAAATCCCCGAAGAAAATTATTTGATCGAGCCTGCGCCGCGCGGGACCGCATCCGTGGTTGGTTTGGCGGCGGCTGTTTTATTGAAACGCGATCCCAATGCTTCGATGGCGATCCTGCCTTCGGACCATTTCGTCCGCAACGTGGACCTGTTCCATTATCTGCTCAACGCCGCATTTGAAGTTGCGCAGGACGGCTATCTCGTGACGCTCGGGATTACGCCGACGGCTCCATCCACGGCGTACGGCTATATCCAGCAAGGCAAACCCGTGGATGGCGGCTATAAGTATCCCGTTTATACGGTGGTGCGCTTCAAGGAAAAGCCCGACGAGCAGACCGCACAGCAGTTGCTTCGCAGCGGCGATCATTCGTGGAATAGCGGCATGTTCATCTGGCGGGCGGATGTGATTCTAAACGAGATCGGGAAGCAAATGTCCGCGCTGAATGACGCGTTGAACAAGATCTCATCTGTATGGGGAACAGCGGAGCAGGATTCCGTTTTGCGGGACATATGGCACGACCTTACGAATGAGACAGTGGATTACGGCATTATGGAACATGCGGAACGGGTCACTGTGCTGCCGGCAGGCGGATTGGGCTGGAGCGATGTGGGGATGTGGTCTTCCCTGTTCGAAGTGCTTCTGCCGGATATGAATGGGAATGTGGCCACGAACAGCATCCTGCACCTTGCGCACGAAACGCACAACACACTGGTTTATGGCGGCAACGGAGAGCGCCTGATCGTGACCATCGGCGTGGATGATATGGTCATCGTGGACGGCGGGGATGTGCTTATGGTCTGCAAAACGGATCAGACTCAGAAGGTGCGCGATGTGGTGGAACACCTGAAAAAGCACCGGCAGGAAAAATACCTGTAGGGAACCATTTGCCTGATTCGTAAAAATTGCGTAGAATGATGCCCTATCCCGTACCCTTACGGGATAGATTTGTGTTATATAAATCTGCGAAATGGACAAAATAAAATTGCGCGAAAATGTTTAAGTCGCTTCTTTAGAGTACGTGCAAGGGAAGGGTTTTCCGCGCTGGAGGATTGATGGAAGCATATTGTATGAAATGCAAGGCAAAACGGGAGGTCAAGGACCCCGTTGCAGGGTTCAATGCCAAGAGCTCCCCTGTGACAACGGGGATCTGCCCCGTTTGCGGAACGAAACTATACCGCATGGGGAAAACAGAAGCCCATGCGGATTTGACCCCGCCGCCGAAACCTGAGAAGGTGGAAGTGCGTGACGGAAAACTGGTGATCGTTGAGTCACCGGCAAAGGCAAAAACAGTCGGGCGTTTTCTTGGTAAAGGATATACCGTGCGCGCATCCGTTGGACATGTGCGCGACCTGTTGAAGTCCCAGCTTTCGGTGAATGTGGAAAATAATTTCGAGCCGAAGTATCGAGTGCCGAATGAAAAAAAGGAGGTTGTCAAGGAACTCAAGAAACTCGCGAAGAAAGCCGATGAGATATTCCTTGCAACCGACCCGGACCGCGAAGGCGAATCCATTTCATGGCATTTGATGGAAGCGGCGGAGATCGACCCTGCCCGCACCCGCCGCGTGGTCTTTCATGAGATCACCGCACCGGCTGTGGCGGAGGCTTTTTCGCACCCGCGCGATATCAACATGAATCTGGTCAATGCCCAGCAGGCGCGCCGCGTGCTGGACCGCCTCGTTGGCTACAGCATCAGCCCGATTTTGTGGGAGAAGGTACGCGGGCGTCTGTCAGCCGGGCGGGTGCAATCAGTGGCTCTCCGACTTATCGTTGATCGCGAGCGGGAGATCGATGATTTTAATCCCATTGAGTATTGGTCCATTCACGGCGAGTTTAAGCCCGAAACCTTGAAATCATCCTTCCTTGCCAAATTGGTTCGTGTGGATGACAGGGAACCCGAATTAACGGACGAGGCGACGGTAAAACCGCTTCTGATCGACCTTGAAACTGCCGCTTTTGCAACGACAAAGGTCAAACGCGGTGAGCGTAGACGAAAACCTCTCGGACCTTTTACGACCTCCACCTTACAACAGGAGGCTTCGCGTAAACTTGGTTTTACCGCCAAACGGACCATGGGTCTGGCACAGGGATTGTATGAAGGTCAGGATGTGGGTGAAGGCGGAACGACAGGTTTGATCACGTACATGCGAACCGACTCAATGAACGTTTCCCCGCTGGCCCAGAATGAAGTACGCGAATATGTAAAAGAAAAATATGGCAGCGAATATCTTCCTGCCGATGCGCCTGTTTACAAGACCAAATCTGCCAGCGCACAGGAAGCGCACGAGGCGATCCGTCCGACTTCCGCAATGCGCGATCCGGAGAAGGTCAAGGATTTTCTTGACCCGGCCATGTTCAAGTTGTATCGTTTGATCTGGCAGAGATTTGTCGCCTCGCAAATGGAATCGGCAGTTT of Anaerolineales bacterium contains these proteins:
- the dprA gene encoding DNA-processing protein DprA, which produces MDDKKYWIGFNLIKGIGAVRMQGLVAYFGNLESAWDADPDSLVEAGLGSKVIERVLAARETVNLDKVWEKIESQGIKVLTWDDEEYPTRLKEIDQPPPVLYIRGEYLPDDLFAVAVVGTRKVTPYGRQVTEEIALFLAANGMTVISGLARGVDAIAHQAALKAGGRTMGILGSGVDKIYPPEHRRLAEQMMERGAIISDYAVGTPPDASNFPPRNRIISGLSLAVVVVEAAETSGALITAEFAAEQGREVFAVPGSILAPQSKGTNRLIQKGAQPLLTPADLMQALDLTRIGAQKSARKILPADEIEARVFNVLGSEPLHVDEIRSMADLPIEKISATLALMELKGMVRQVGGMNYVAVREAQADYNI
- the topA gene encoding type I DNA topoisomerase; the encoded protein is MKCKAKREVKDPVAGFNAKSSPVTTGICPVCGTKLYRMGKTEAHADLTPPPKPEKVEVRDGKLVIVESPAKAKTVGRFLGKGYTVRASVGHVRDLLKSQLSVNVENNFEPKYRVPNEKKEVVKELKKLAKKADEIFLATDPDREGESISWHLMEAAEIDPARTRRVVFHEITAPAVAEAFSHPRDINMNLVNAQQARRVLDRLVGYSISPILWEKVRGRLSAGRVQSVALRLIVDREREIDDFNPIEYWSIHGEFKPETLKSSFLAKLVRVDDREPELTDEATVKPLLIDLETAAFATTKVKRGERRRKPLGPFTTSTLQQEASRKLGFTAKRTMGLAQGLYEGQDVGEGGTTGLITYMRTDSMNVSPLAQNEVREYVKEKYGSEYLPADAPVYKTKSASAQEAHEAIRPTSAMRDPEKVKDFLDPAMFKLYRLIWQRFVASQMESAVYDTLQVEVTGKTSGHEYLLRASGSAVKFPGFLVVYEEAKNEDVKTDEEENVKIPAGIAEGQKQELVRLIPEQHFTQPPPRYSEASLVQALEENGIGRPSTYAPTISTIQQRGYVLREEKRLIPTDTGIQVNDLMVQYFPEVVDLNFTAHMEEDLDKIADGEMTWTDAIREFYEPFSADVKKAQAEMPITKSGPEPIGRICPDDGGELVIRYGRFGKFISCSNFPNCRYTEPWLEKIGVSCPKDGGDLVERKTRKGRTFFGCVNYPNCDFTSWKKPLARPCPKCNGLLVIANKREAQCLNCSESFLLEEIVPETAG
- a CDS encoding mannose-1-phosphate guanylyltransferase: MKNTYAVIMAGGGGTRLWPISRKERPKQLLPLLGQETLFQSTVARLKNLFPPERILVVTVEEQAREMKQQALEIPEENYLIEPAPRGTASVVGLAAAVLLKRDPNASMAILPSDHFVRNVDLFHYLLNAAFEVAQDGYLVTLGITPTAPSTAYGYIQQGKPVDGGYKYPVYTVVRFKEKPDEQTAQQLLRSGDHSWNSGMFIWRADVILNEIGKQMSALNDALNKISSVWGTAEQDSVLRDIWHDLTNETVDYGIMEHAERVTVLPAGGLGWSDVGMWSSLFEVLLPDMNGNVATNSILHLAHETHNTLVYGGNGERLIVTIGVDDMVIVDGGDVLMVCKTDQTQKVRDVVEHLKKHRQEKYL
- the rpsP gene encoding 30S ribosomal protein S16 yields the protein MVRIRLRRIGLKGQPTYRLVAADKESPRDGRFLEILGVYNPRTDPATIHLKEDRIYHWMKNGALPTDSVEQIFKTAGLTERFERFRKGESVEKLVAEAAEAEAKRAAPVRTRKD
- the rimM gene encoding ribosome maturation factor RimM (Essential for efficient processing of 16S rRNA), translated to MTTQKQSGPPSGGPDYLAIGFLRRPHGVGGEIIMDVHTDFPQRIKSGRKIYIGEKHEAVTFDTVREHGDGLLVKFRGYGTPESVGRFRNQWVYVRSKEVPPLPEGQYYKYELVDLDVVEDNGNPLGRLVEILETGANDVYVVRDENGREILLPAIPSVILNVDMTRRMMKVHLLDGLIENRDS
- a CDS encoding KH domain-containing protein encodes the protein MKDLIEYIAKSLVEHPEDVDVKQSGGNRVRIELSVAKDDMGRVIGKGGKVANSIRALLRVAAERQGKQATLDVTEP